From the Selenomonas sp. oral taxon 920 genome, the window GAGGAGCCGCCCGCGCTTTAAGGCACGTGCCGCCGCGATCAGCTCGCTCGTCCCGCGTGAGAAGATCTCGACGTGAATGGTCGCACGCAGATCATCGAGCACGCGCGTGTACTCGATATTTGGCTGCGGCTTTGCAATCGCACTGACGGGAATCCCGTTCAGCGTGAACGCCGCCGACAGCCACTCCCAGCAGCCGACATGCCCTGTGAGGACGACCACACCATGCCCCTCGGCGAGTGCCTCCTGCATCCGTTCGAGATGGTCGATCTCGATGTACTCACTGAGGTTCTCCTCATTCAGCATGGGCATCGCGAGAATGTCGAGGACGTTGCGCGCCATATTGATAAAAGAGGCGCGCACAAGCTTCTTTGCCTCCGCTTCGTCAATGTCGAGCGCAGGCATCATATGCTCTACAGCGCGGCGGCGCATCTTCGGGATCAGGAGATAGTAGAGATTGCCGAGCACCCAGCCCGCAGCGAGCAGGATGGGACGCGGGGTGCGGCACGCGAGCCAGCTTAGAAACATGAGTGTATTATAGAGCACTGCCGCACCTCCTCTTCCAGTTATTGGGCAACTTCATCAACATTCGTTTGAAATGCCGTAAGAATCTCATCCCACCGCCCCTGCGTCTTTAGGATAATTTCATAGATTTCACGCACGGCACCGTGTCCGCCGCGTTCATTCGCGATGATCTGCGCTGCGTCCTTTACCTCTGGCACAGCATCGCCCACCGCGCAGGGCAGTCCAACCATGTGCATCACGGGAAGATCAATGATGTCATCACCGATGTAGGCGATCTCCTCGTCCGTCAGCCCCGTTTTCGCCTTGATGTCTGCGTAGGCGGTACATTTATTGCGGCAGCCCTGATAGACGAGATCGATATGCAGCTCCTTGGCACGATGCTCGACAATTGCAGACGAACGGCCCGTAATGATGGCGGTCATAAGTGCTGCTCTCGGTGCCAGCGAGATGACAAGCCCGTCCCGTGCAAAGAACGGCTTGTAGAGCTCGCTCCCGTCGGGGGCGACGTAGACCCCCCCATCCGTGAGCACCCCGTCCACGTCGAGGATCACGCATTTGATTTTCTTCGCGCACTCTATTGCGCCCTCTCGAATCGG encodes:
- a CDS encoding lysophospholipid acyltransferase family protein, which translates into the protein MLYNTLMFLSWLACRTPRPILLAAGWVLGNLYYLLIPKMRRRAVEHMMPALDIDEAEAKKLVRASFINMARNVLDILAMPMLNEENLSEYIEIDHLERMQEALAEGHGVVVLTGHVGCWEWLSAAFTLNGIPVSAIAKPQPNIEYTRVLDDLRATIHVEIFSRGTSELIAAARALKRGRLLGFLADQDGGPGGAFIEFLGRTASTPLGPAVFSRKFKSPVVPAFILRQPSGRHEVVVGEIMRCPDTGDSDRDLHEFTVQMTAIVEKIIRENPTQWIWFQKRWNTAPEQQKTGKHHMSVAAKEGD
- a CDS encoding KdsC family phosphatase — its product is MPIREGAIECAKKIKCVILDVDGVLTDGGVYVAPDGSELYKPFFARDGLVISLAPRAALMTAIITGRSSAIVEHRAKELHIDLVYQGCRNKCTAYADIKAKTGLTDEEIAYIGDDIIDLPVMHMVGLPCAVGDAVPEVKDAAQIIANERGGHGAVREIYEIILKTQGRWDEILTAFQTNVDEVAQ